In Arthrobacter citreus, a single genomic region encodes these proteins:
- a CDS encoding aldehyde dehydrogenase has protein sequence MILESTYRTSEITQLVNKQKAYFQTGITKTSKYRIAQLKKLYKSIVENEEEIKQALKQDLNKSDFEAYMTEIGFTLKEISEAIKKIEKWMKPKKVKTPITHFGTKGYIYREPYGVTLIISPWNYPFQLAMAPLIGAIIGGNTAVIKPSELTPNTSKIIQKIIKELFDEDYIAVVEGGIAESTLLLQQKFDLIFFTGSVQVGKIVMEAASKNLTPLILELGGKSPTIVHNDANIQIAAKRIVWGKFTNAGQTCIAPDYIYVHDSVKQKFISALKNEIVHFYKDKPLLNNDYSKIISERHFNRLVDFLKNGQVVHGGDYDLLTHKIEPTLITDVNWDSPIMSEEIFGPILPILSYFNVDEVLDEINQHPKPLALYVFTEDKDLAKKVIEKVPFGGGCVNDTLYHMANPNLPFGGVGESGTGNYHGEYSFSAFTHDKSVLLQTTKIDLKIRYHTTKNALRFIRKLLK, from the coding sequence ATGATTTTGGAAAGTACATATAGAACATCTGAAATTACACAATTAGTAAATAAGCAAAAAGCATATTTTCAGACAGGTATAACTAAAACATCTAAATACCGCATTGCACAATTAAAGAAACTATATAAATCAATCGTCGAAAATGAAGAAGAAATAAAGCAGGCATTAAAACAAGACTTAAATAAATCTGATTTTGAAGCTTATATGACTGAAATTGGATTTACATTAAAAGAAATATCAGAAGCAATTAAAAAAATTGAAAAATGGATGAAGCCTAAAAAAGTTAAAACTCCAATCACTCATTTTGGAACAAAAGGTTATATTTACAGAGAACCATATGGAGTTACGTTAATAATTTCACCTTGGAATTATCCGTTTCAGTTAGCAATGGCTCCTTTAATTGGGGCAATAATCGGAGGAAATACAGCAGTCATTAAACCGTCAGAATTAACTCCTAATACATCAAAAATAATTCAAAAAATAATTAAAGAGTTATTTGATGAAGACTATATTGCAGTAGTTGAAGGTGGAATCGCAGAAAGTACTTTATTATTACAACAAAAGTTTGATTTAATCTTTTTTACAGGAAGTGTTCAGGTCGGAAAAATTGTTATGGAAGCAGCAAGTAAAAATTTAACGCCATTAATACTCGAATTAGGTGGTAAAAGTCCAACAATTGTTCATAACGATGCAAATATTCAAATAGCAGCTAAAAGGATCGTATGGGGGAAATTTACGAATGCAGGACAGACATGCATTGCTCCTGATTATATATATGTACATGATTCAGTAAAACAAAAATTTATAAGTGCACTAAAGAATGAAATTGTTCATTTTTATAAGGATAAGCCTTTGTTAAATAATGATTATTCAAAAATAATCAGTGAACGCCATTTTAATCGATTGGTTGACTTTTTGAAAAATGGTCAAGTTGTACATGGTGGAGACTATGATTTGCTAACTCATAAAATTGAGCCTACCTTGATCACCGATGTAAATTGGGATTCACCAATCATGTCTGAAGAAATATTTGGTCCTATTTTACCAATTCTTTCTTATTTTAATGTTGATGAAGTATTGGATGAAATTAATCAACATCCTAAGCCTTTAGCACTATATGTATTTACAGAAGATAAGGATTTAGCGAAAAAAGTAATTGAAAAAGTACCATTTGGCGGTGGATGTGTAAACGATACACTTTATCATATGGCAAATCCAAATTTACCTTTTGGAGGAGTTGGAGAAAGTGGAACCGGGAATTACCACGGTGAATACAGTTTTTCTGCTTTTACTCATGATAAAAGTGTTCTACTACAAACTACAAAAATTGACTTGAAAATTAGATATCATACAACAAAAAACGCTTTACGGTTCATACGTAAATTGTTAAAATAA
- a CDS encoding DUF47 domain-containing protein, producing the protein MFFGQKKDVFFEKLLGIAENLDVASKYYVDFKIKNASDLKKFQEEMKEYETKGDKFIHSLIVELNKTFITPIEREDILQLAMKMDDVLDGFEHCSARFEMYSITSADDYMVKFVDILQKAVEEILLSVKLLSNKKLLEIRVHAIKIKDYESQCDELLRTSIKQLFMNEKDPIKIIQYKEIYEGLESVADSAQDVANTLEQIIMRNA; encoded by the coding sequence ATGTTTTTTGGACAAAAAAAAGATGTATTCTTTGAAAAGCTTTTAGGGATCGCTGAGAATTTGGACGTTGCATCAAAGTATTACGTTGATTTTAAAATAAAAAATGCAAGCGACTTAAAGAAATTTCAAGAAGAAATGAAGGAATATGAAACAAAAGGTGATAAGTTCATTCACTCTCTAATCGTTGAATTGAACAAAACTTTCATTACTCCAATTGAGCGTGAAGATATTTTACAACTAGCGATGAAAATGGACGATGTACTAGATGGATTCGAACATTGTTCAGCTCGTTTTGAGATGTATTCTATTACTTCAGCTGATGACTATATGGTCAAATTCGTTGATATTCTACAAAAAGCTGTTGAAGAAATTTTACTTTCTGTCAAATTACTTTCAAATAAAAAATTACTTGAAATTCGTGTCCATGCAATAAAAATTAAAGATTACGAATCACAATGTGATGAACTATTACGTACTTCAATTAAACAATTATTTATGAATGAAAAAGACCCTATCAAAATTATACAGTATAAAGAAATCTACGAAGGTTTAGAATCTGTAGCTGATAGTGCACAGGATGTTGCAAACACTCTTGAGCAAATTATCATGCGAAATGCGTAA
- a CDS encoding inorganic phosphate transporter — protein MEHLFLLTILIVIFAFLFDFINGFHDTANAIATSVSTKALKPRTAILVAAIMNFIGAITFTGVAKTITTGIVDPISIQGTNGLVVVIAALLGGIVWNLVTWFFGIPSSSSHAIIGAIAGAAVSAKGIHVLKADGFIKIIEALLISPVIAITLGFIVMTILATIFRRSNLSKTNKGFRFVQILTASLQSFTHGTNDAQKAMGIIMIALIAAKIEGPGADVPLWVRIGCATAMAIGTSVGGWKIIKTVGGKIMKIRPINGAAADLSSAAIIFTFTALHLPVSTTHVISSSIMGVGSAQRVKDVNWGTAKRMIITWVITIPISAVVAAIFYQILKLILI, from the coding sequence ATGGAGCATTTATTTTTACTTACGATATTAATCGTGATTTTTGCATTCTTATTTGATTTTATTAATGGATTTCATGATACAGCAAATGCTATTGCAACGTCTGTTTCGACAAAAGCCTTGAAGCCCCGTACTGCAATTTTAGTTGCAGCTATAATGAACTTCATTGGTGCAATTACATTTACAGGAGTAGCAAAAACAATTACTACTGGTATTGTTGATCCAATTTCAATTCAAGGTACAAATGGACTAGTTGTCGTTATTGCTGCCTTATTAGGTGGTATCGTTTGGAACTTAGTTACTTGGTTTTTTGGGATTCCAAGTAGTTCTTCACATGCAATTATCGGTGCAATAGCTGGTGCTGCAGTTTCTGCAAAAGGAATTCACGTTTTAAAGGCTGACGGATTTATTAAAATTATCGAGGCATTATTAATTTCTCCAGTCATTGCTATTACACTTGGTTTTATTGTAATGACAATTTTAGCAACTATATTCCGTCGTTCGAATCTTTCTAAAACAAATAAAGGTTTTAGATTTGTACAAATACTTACTGCTTCATTACAGTCTTTTACTCACGGTACAAATGATGCACAAAAAGCAATGGGGATTATCATGATTGCTTTAATTGCTGCTAAAATTGAAGGACCAGGTGCAGACGTTCCATTATGGGTACGTATTGGTTGTGCAACAGCAATGGCAATTGGTACTTCAGTTGGTGGATGGAAAATCATTAAAACTGTTGGTGGAAAAATCATGAAAATACGCCCGATTAACGGTGCAGCAGCCGACTTATCTTCGGCCGCAATTATTTTCACATTTACTGCTTTACATTTACCAGTTAGTACAACACACGTAATTTCATCTTCTATTATGGGTGTTGGTTCTGCTCAACGTGTTAAAGATGTAAACTGGGGTACTGCTAAACGTATGATAATCACTTGGGTTATTACAATCCCAATTTCAGCAGTTGTTGCAGCTATCTTCTATCAAATTTTAAAATTAATCTTAATCTAA
- a CDS encoding D-alanyl-D-alanine carboxypeptidase, translating to MFYMKSTFNNMIKLCLCISLINGFFMQKTVHADELNLFSDKAISILADNGEVIYSKNSNKVDFPASTTKIMTAMVMMDHLNENDKIKMTKRSIQEEKSNSQILFSTGEVLDRNTALTTMMILSANDLAYAIGERVGGNMDNFVKMMNEKAKKIGAYHTNFMNPNGLPNTNHYTTAHDLALITKEALKYPLIIKAMGTKDAHINTSKQKNVYIFNRGKMFENPYFYAGKTGYTDSARNTLIEIDKKDGQMIINILLRSSKPQYLQDIKLMDSYAFSMIHKKTLIKKTDWQKKVTIRKNLIQTKISKDLAFLTTLGTNTNYDIKLKPSSTIGEKFKENGISKNQKLGQVEVWANNEKVLSTDLLAAKSYNRHTLLSLNTFLIAGSIILLLVVIFYITRPKRKREYM from the coding sequence ATGTTTTATATGAAATCTACTTTTAATAATATGATAAAATTATGTCTTTGTATTAGCTTAATTAATGGTTTTTTTATGCAGAAAACTGTACATGCAGATGAATTAAATCTATTTAGTGATAAGGCTATTTCAATATTAGCTGATAATGGAGAAGTAATATATAGTAAGAACAGCAATAAAGTTGATTTCCCAGCTAGTACTACTAAAATAATGACTGCTATGGTCATGATGGATCATTTAAATGAAAATGATAAAATTAAGATGACAAAAAGAAGCATACAAGAAGAAAAAAGCAATTCTCAAATACTTTTTTCTACAGGTGAAGTATTAGATCGGAATACAGCATTAACAACGATGATGATTTTGAGCGCAAATGATTTAGCATATGCAATCGGTGAACGAGTTGGCGGGAACATGGATAATTTTGTAAAAATGATGAATGAAAAAGCTAAAAAGATTGGCGCTTATCATACAAATTTTATGAATCCAAATGGACTGCCCAATACAAACCATTATACGACTGCACATGATTTAGCCCTAATCACAAAGGAAGCTTTAAAATACCCGTTAATTATTAAAGCAATGGGTACAAAAGATGCTCATATTAATACATCTAAACAAAAGAATGTGTATATCTTTAATCGCGGAAAAATGTTTGAAAATCCATATTTTTATGCAGGTAAAACCGGATATACAGATTCTGCTCGAAACACTTTAATTGAAATTGACAAAAAAGACGGTCAAATGATTATTAATATTTTATTGCGCTCTTCGAAACCGCAATATTTGCAGGATATTAAATTAATGGATTCATACGCGTTTTCAATGATTCATAAAAAAACGTTAATTAAGAAAACAGATTGGCAGAAAAAAGTAACAATAAGAAAAAACTTAATTCAAACGAAAATTTCGAAAGATTTGGCTTTTTTAACTACTCTAGGTACAAATACAAACTATGATATTAAATTAAAGCCATCATCAACAATTGGCGAGAAATTCAAGGAAAATGGAATATCTAAAAATCAAAAACTTGGTCAGGTTGAAGTTTGGGCTAATAACGAAAAAGTTTTAAGTACAGATTTATTAGCTGCTAAATCATATAATCGACATACATTACTTTCGTTAAATACTTTTTTAATCGCTGGTTCGATTATTTTACTGCTTGTTGTAATTTTTTATATAACAAGACCGAAAAGGAAAAGAGAATATATGTAA
- a CDS encoding DNA alkylation repair protein, producing MKFFKDHQNNENRPAMEAYMKNKFTFLGIKAPERNTLLKQYRENYGDPPSLNSIINIWGLEEREFQYIALTFLDRQYKKAEIERITLYEQLVVEKSWWDTVDTIAGRLISYHFLKYPELIDEYSNKWITSNNMWLNRVALLFQMKFKEKTDQERLFKYCRLLSESKEFFIQKAIGWALREFSYVNPKAVESFILETKLAPLSKREGLKKIEKSS from the coding sequence ATGAAGTTTTTTAAAGACCATCAAAACAATGAAAATCGTCCTGCAATGGAAGCATATATGAAAAACAAGTTTACCTTTTTAGGAATTAAGGCACCAGAACGAAATACGTTATTGAAACAATATCGAGAGAACTATGGTGATCCGCCAAGTTTAAACTCAATCATAAATATTTGGGGCCTTGAAGAAAGAGAGTTTCAATACATTGCATTAACATTTTTAGACCGGCAATATAAAAAAGCTGAAATTGAACGAATCACATTATATGAACAACTAGTAGTGGAAAAATCTTGGTGGGATACCGTTGATACAATTGCAGGAAGGCTGATTAGTTATCATTTTTTAAAATATCCTGAATTGATTGATGAGTACTCAAATAAGTGGATTACTTCTAATAATATGTGGTTAAACAGAGTAGCATTATTATTTCAAATGAAGTTTAAAGAGAAAACTGATCAAGAGCGCCTTTTTAAATACTGCAGACTATTATCAGAAAGCAAAGAATTTTTTATTCAAAAAGCGATTGGCTGGGCATTGAGAGAATTCTCATATGTCAATCCTAAAGCCGTTGAATCATTTATATTAGAGACTAAGTTAGCACCTTTAAGCAAAAGGGAGGGGCTAAAAAAAATAGAGAAATCAAGTTAA
- a CDS encoding MFS transporter encodes MQPAVNTKVINQSTMYQILFAISLGHLLNDSMQAVVPAIFPILEKTMNLTYTEIGFIAFALNMTSSVMQPVFGIFSDRKPSPFLLPIGMSSSLLGMLCLAFAPNLMMVLLSVLLIGIGSAIFHPEGSKVAFLASGSKRGLSQAIYQVGGNTGNSLAPVFTALIFVPLGQKGAAWFTILAAIGICVLIYVSTWYRNKLKEDPFKLKNKGQTSTESFKITSAVKFAIILLIFITFARSWYSAGIGNYYQFYLIKSYGLSIKSTQFYLFIFMIAGVIGTFIGGTLADKFGKRNTILFSLVGTFPLALLLPHISLLAVIPILFLIGIISSSSFSVIVVYAQELVPGKVGLVSGLIVGLAFGMGALGAVLLGVIADATSLKFVMNLCSFLPLLGLVAFMLPNDRKKTV; translated from the coding sequence ATGCAACCAGCAGTTAATACAAAGGTTATTAATCAATCAACCATGTATCAAATTCTATTTGCAATTAGTTTAGGTCATTTATTAAATGACTCGATGCAAGCAGTTGTACCAGCCATATTTCCAATTTTAGAAAAGACGATGAATTTAACTTACACAGAAATTGGATTCATAGCCTTTGCGCTAAATATGACTTCCTCTGTAATGCAACCTGTATTTGGAATTTTTTCCGATCGAAAGCCATCACCATTTCTCCTTCCAATTGGAATGTCATCCAGTTTACTAGGTATGCTTTGTTTAGCTTTTGCACCAAATTTAATGATGGTTCTATTATCTGTCCTATTAATCGGTATCGGGTCAGCAATCTTCCATCCTGAGGGCTCTAAAGTAGCGTTTTTAGCCTCTGGCTCAAAAAGAGGGTTATCTCAAGCAATCTATCAAGTTGGAGGAAATACAGGAAACTCGCTAGCTCCAGTATTTACGGCATTAATATTTGTACCACTAGGACAAAAAGGCGCAGCTTGGTTTACTATTCTAGCTGCTATTGGTATTTGTGTGTTAATTTATGTATCTACATGGTACCGAAATAAATTAAAAGAAGACCCATTTAAATTAAAAAATAAAGGCCAAACTTCAACTGAAAGTTTCAAAATAACATCGGCCGTAAAATTTGCTATTATTTTGTTAATTTTTATTACCTTTGCTCGCTCATGGTACTCAGCTGGCATAGGCAACTATTATCAGTTTTATTTAATTAAGAGCTATGGTTTATCGATTAAAAGTACACAATTTTATTTATTTATCTTTATGATTGCAGGTGTAATTGGAACATTTATTGGGGGAACATTAGCTGACAAATTTGGAAAACGTAATACGATTTTATTTTCTTTAGTTGGAACTTTTCCATTAGCGTTATTACTCCCTCATATCTCTTTATTAGCAGTTATACCAATTTTATTTTTAATTGGTATCATCAGTTCTAGTTCCTTTAGTGTAATAGTTGTTTATGCTCAAGAGCTAGTTCCTGGTAAAGTTGGTTTAGTTAGTGGATTAATTGTAGGTTTAGCATTCGGAATGGGTGCTTTAGGAGCCGTATTATTAGGTGTAATTGCCGATGCAACTAGCCTTAAATTCGTTATGAACTTATGTAGTTTCTTGCCATTACTAGGCTTAGTAGCATTTATGCTGCCAAATGATCGTAAAAAAACAGTTTAA
- the katG gene encoding catalase/peroxidase HPI: METNDTSNIAKCPFNHGSATTPKSSGTANKDWWPNQLNLNILHQNDRKSNPMDVEFNYAEEFMKLDYQSLKQDLHNLMTNSQDWWPADYGHYGPFFIRMAWHSAGTYRTGDGRGGGGTGTQRFAPLNSWPDNGNLDKARRLLWPIKQKYGNKISWADLFILTGNVAIESMGGKTFGFGGGRADVWHPEEDIYWGNETEWLGDKRYKGDRELENPLAAVQMGLIYVNPEGPNGNPDPVASGRDIRETFARMGMNDKETVALIAGGHTFGKAHGAGDAAHVGREPEAAPIEAQGLGWLSTHGSGKGRDTITSGIEGAWTANPTKWDNGYFELLFGYQWWLTKSPAGAYQWLAVNPHEKDLAPDAEDQSVRVPTMMTTADMALRYDPEYEKISRRFYENPEEFADEFARAWFKLTHRDMGPRSRYLGPEVPEEVLIWQDPIPALDNEITDADVEKIKLMILDSGLTISELVKTAWASASTFRGSDMRGGANGARIRLAPQKDWEVNQPEQLTKVLNVLANIQNHLEKQVSLADLIVLGGSAAIEKAAQDAGFDVLVPFSPGRGDASQEQTDIESFAVLEPIADGFINYQKKQYNVSSAELLVDKAQLLGLTAPEMTALIGGMRVLDTNYNGTKHGVFTNRVGTLTNDFFVNLLDMGVAWVPVDGDVFEGRDRKSGEIIGTATSVDLVFGSNSVLRAIAEVYAQDDNKEKFVRDFIVAWAKVMNADRFDLVRGSTL; this comes from the coding sequence ATGGAAACTAATGACACTTCTAACATTGCAAAGTGCCCGTTTAATCACGGTAGCGCTACTACTCCCAAATCATCTGGTACTGCAAATAAAGACTGGTGGCCAAACCAGCTAAACTTGAACATTCTACATCAGAATGACAGAAAATCAAATCCCATGGACGTTGAATTTAATTATGCAGAAGAATTTATGAAGTTAGACTATCAATCTCTTAAGCAAGATCTCCATAATCTTATGACAAACAGTCAAGATTGGTGGCCTGCTGACTATGGACATTATGGTCCGTTCTTTATTCGTATGGCTTGGCACTCTGCTGGTACATATCGTACGGGTGACGGCCGTGGTGGAGGGGGAACTGGCACACAGCGTTTTGCCCCACTTAATAGTTGGCCAGACAACGGTAATCTCGATAAAGCCCGTCGTCTGCTATGGCCGATTAAGCAAAAATATGGCAACAAAATCTCTTGGGCTGATTTATTTATTCTAACAGGAAATGTTGCTATTGAATCAATGGGTGGAAAAACATTTGGATTTGGTGGAGGACGTGCAGACGTTTGGCATCCTGAAGAAGATATATACTGGGGTAATGAAACAGAGTGGCTAGGAGATAAGCGTTACAAGGGTGATCGTGAGCTTGAGAATCCACTTGCTGCTGTTCAGATGGGACTTATTTACGTTAACCCTGAAGGTCCAAATGGTAACCCAGATCCGGTTGCAAGTGGTCGTGATATACGCGAAACCTTTGCACGTATGGGAATGAACGATAAAGAAACAGTTGCATTAATCGCTGGGGGGCATACTTTTGGAAAAGCACACGGTGCTGGAGATGCTGCACATGTTGGACGAGAACCGGAAGCTGCTCCTATTGAAGCTCAGGGCTTAGGCTGGTTAAGTACTCATGGCTCTGGAAAAGGTCGAGATACAATCACTAGTGGAATTGAAGGTGCTTGGACTGCAAATCCAACAAAGTGGGATAATGGTTATTTTGAACTATTGTTTGGATATCAATGGTGGCTTACAAAGAGTCCTGCAGGCGCGTACCAATGGCTTGCTGTAAATCCTCATGAGAAGGATCTTGCACCAGACGCTGAAGATCAATCTGTTCGTGTTCCTACAATGATGACTACAGCCGATATGGCATTACGGTATGATCCAGAATATGAAAAAATTTCTCGTCGTTTCTATGAGAATCCAGAAGAATTTGCTGATGAATTTGCTCGTGCATGGTTTAAACTAACTCACAGAGACATGGGGCCACGTTCAAGATATTTAGGTCCTGAAGTTCCAGAAGAAGTGCTAATTTGGCAAGATCCTATTCCTGCTTTAGATAATGAAATAACTGATGCAGACGTTGAAAAGATTAAATTAATGATACTAGACTCAGGACTTACAATTAGTGAGCTAGTAAAAACTGCTTGGGCTTCAGCAAGTACTTTCCGTGGATCAGATATGCGCGGAGGTGCTAATGGAGCACGAATCCGACTTGCTCCACAGAAGGATTGGGAGGTAAATCAACCTGAACAACTTACAAAAGTACTAAATGTACTAGCAAATATTCAAAATCATCTAGAAAAGCAAGTTAGCTTGGCGGACTTGATTGTACTTGGTGGTAGTGCCGCTATAGAAAAAGCTGCACAGGATGCAGGCTTTGATGTATTAGTTCCGTTTTCTCCAGGACGTGGCGATGCATCGCAAGAACAAACAGATATCGAAAGTTTTGCAGTGCTTGAGCCGATCGCTGATGGATTTATTAACTATCAAAAGAAACAGTATAATGTAAGTTCAGCAGAGTTACTAGTTGATAAGGCACAACTACTAGGTCTCACTGCACCAGAAATGACTGCACTAATTGGTGGTATGCGTGTCCTAGATACTAACTATAATGGCACAAAACATGGAGTATTCACTAATCGAGTTGGCACGCTTACTAATGACTTCTTTGTAAACTTGCTGGACATGGGAGTAGCGTGGGTGCCTGTAGACGGAGACGTATTTGAAGGACGTGATCGCAAGTCAGGTGAAATAATAGGTACTGCAACTAGCGTTGACCTAGTGTTCGGCTCAAACTCGGTTCTACGTGCGATTGCAGAAGTGTATGCTCAAGATGATAACAAAGAGAAGTTTGTACGTGACTTTATCGTTGCCTGGGCTAAGGTCATGAATGCAGATCGTTTCGATCTTGTTCGAGGAAGTACACTATAA
- the qoxD gene encoding cytochrome aa3 quinol oxidase subunit IV, giving the protein MSALFPKHQVVGFIQSLVLTIIALSVYYLHLPFNVSFIILIVTALLQGGLQLIVFMHMNENENKNVLYINLGYAVFIAVAIVFGTLWTLVWGM; this is encoded by the coding sequence ATGAGCGCGTTATTCCCTAAGCATCAAGTGGTTGGCTTCATCCAATCACTTGTCCTAACAATCATAGCTTTAAGTGTTTACTATTTACATTTACCTTTTAATGTGTCATTTATTATCTTAATAGTAACGGCATTATTACAAGGTGGTCTTCAATTAATTGTTTTCATGCACATGAACGAAAATGAAAATAAAAATGTATTATATATCAATTTAGGTTACGCAGTATTTATTGCAGTAGCAATAGTATTTGGTACTCTTTGGACATTAGTTTGGGGTATGTAA
- a CDS encoding cytochrome o ubiquinol oxidase subunit III, producing the protein MNSKPLYSLGEESSNKILGFWIFLGAEIALFGTLFAVYFTLAKNTGSAPTQKELFEMKGVMIETFALLTSSFTIGLVVNTIKLHSKKAFISFLMITLALGAVFLGVEITEFFTYVHEGATIQSSGALSALFVLLGTHGAHVSFGMLWGIAILIQVSREGITETTANKTFIYSLYWHFLDVVWIFIFSFVYVKGLIG; encoded by the coding sequence ATGAACAGCAAGCCTCTATATAGTCTAGGTGAAGAAAGTTCTAATAAGATTCTAGGTTTCTGGATCTTTTTAGGAGCTGAGATTGCTTTATTCGGTACATTATTCGCAGTTTATTTCACATTAGCAAAAAATACTGGTTCTGCACCTACTCAAAAAGAATTATTTGAGATGAAAGGTGTAATGATTGAAACATTTGCCTTATTAACTAGTAGTTTTACGATTGGTTTAGTTGTTAACACTATTAAATTACATTCAAAAAAAGCTTTTATTAGCTTCCTTATGATAACTTTAGCTTTAGGTGCAGTCTTCTTAGGAGTAGAGATTACAGAATTCTTTACTTATGTACATGAAGGTGCGACGATCCAAAGTAGTGGAGCTTTATCAGCGTTATTCGTATTATTAGGTACTCACGGTGCCCACGTTTCATTCGGTATGTTATGGGGTATTGCAATCTTAATTCAAGTATCTCGTGAAGGTATTACTGAAACTACTGCAAACAAAACATTTATTTATTCACTATATTGGCATTTTCTAGATGTAGTATGGATCTTTATCTTTAGTTTTGTTTACGTGAAAGGACTGATTGGATGA